TCGCGAAAAAGTGCCAGCCTATGGCAGCACCATGTGCGGCGATGAGCTGAAAGGCGGGCTGTCGACGCCGGATGAATTCGGGCAGTTTGCCGAAAAGCTGGTCGCGCGCGGTTATCAGGCGATCAAACTGCACACCTGGATGCCGCCGGTAGCGTTCGCGCCGGACCCGAAAATGGACATCAAAGCCTGCGCTGCCGTGCGTGAAGCGGTCGGGCCGGATATCGAGCTGATGCTCGACGGCTATCACTGGTACAGCCGCAGTCAGGCGCTGACCATCGGTAAAGCACTGGAAAAACTCAACTTCGCGTGGTTCGAGGAGCCGATGGAGGAAGAGAGTATGGCCTCCTACGCGTGGCTGGCAGAAAACCTGTCGATCGACGTTATCGGGCCGGAAAGTCTGGGCGGAAAACATCACAGCCGTGCGGACTGGGTGAAAGCCGGAGCCTGCGACATTTTACGCGCCGGCGCGAACGGCGTCGGCGGGATCTCGCCCTGCATGAAAGTCGCCAGTCTGGCAGAAGCGTTCGGCATGGATTGCGAAGTTCACGGCAACGGCGCGGCAAGCCTGGCGGTGGTCGGTGCAATCCGCAACTGTCGCTGGTACGAACGCGGCCTGCTGCACCCCTTCCTTGAATACGACGAACCTGCCGCTTATCTCAACAGCATCGTTGACCCGATGGATGAGCAGGGTTTTGTACATCTTTCGCATCGCCCCGGCCTCGGAGAGGACATCAATTTTGAGTATATAGAAACCCATACCGTCAGCCGAGACTGACCTGCGG
Above is a window of Enterobacteriaceae bacterium Kacie_13 DNA encoding:
- a CDS encoding enolase; protein product: MKISSVEVSVFTYPTRRVSDSAGHSHPGEESLAKMAMLTISTDEGDCGYSFAPPEVVRPHVVNAFFRKVLIGQNPFDRERLWQDLVHWQRGSAHQLTERALSFVEQALWDLIGRKLNMPVHKLLGGFREKVPAYGSTMCGDELKGGLSTPDEFGQFAEKLVARGYQAIKLHTWMPPVAFAPDPKMDIKACAAVREAVGPDIELMLDGYHWYSRSQALTIGKALEKLNFAWFEEPMEEESMASYAWLAENLSIDVIGPESLGGKHHSRADWVKAGACDILRAGANGVGGISPCMKVASLAEAFGMDCEVHGNGAASLAVVGAIRNCRWYERGLLHPFLEYDEPAAYLNSIVDPMDEQGFVHLSHRPGLGEDINFEYIETHTVSRD